AGAGCAGTGAGATCCACTTGCAAACATTGGAACGGTTTATTCAAAGATGGGAGCTTTATAAAGAATCATCGTGGCAAGGAGTTCCTAGCGATCAAGAGTAACGGTTCTCAGGTTTGTTTAATGAGTATCAATCTCCATCGAAACCAACCTATAAAGCGAATAGGTAAAACTAAACTAGAGTATACGTCTAGATTCATTCACTGCAACGGCTTATTGTTATTCGTCACCGAGGAAGGCAACATTACTAGGTTGGTGGTATGGAACCCTTACTTAGGTCAAACCAGGCGGGTGGAACCAAGAAGGGTTTACGGCCAAAAGGATGTGTATGGTCTCGGAtacgacaacaacaacaaccacaaAATCTTGAGGCTTGTCTATCGTTTTGAGTACAATGTAACGCAAGAACTCTATGATTTAAAGTCTAACTCATGGAAAGTTCACCCATCCCCTTCAGCTATAGTGTATCAGCCGTATACTGGCATTTCAGTGAAAGGAAGTTCTTACTTTTTGACCAAGGAAAAAGGAGAGGAAGTAGTAGGTAATGCATTTTTCTTACTTGGTTTCGATTTTACAAGAGAGGCATTTGGACCGCGTCTGGAACTGCCGTATCTCTCTGATGGCCGTGAAGAATATCCTAAAGTTCTATCAGCTCTTAGAGAAGAGAAGCTTGTGGTATTGCTCCGGCGGCGCGTCTATACACTTGAGATGGAGATATGGATTACAGATAGGGTTGAGCCCAATGCGGTGTCGTGGAACAAGTTTTTAGCCGTGAATATGGCAACAATCACTGGTTTTAAGTATTTGGTTTACGCTCGGAGGGGTTTATTCGTGGACGAGGAGAAGAAAGTGGTAGTGTTTTCTGAAATGACCGCATATGGACCGCACAACAAGACCTTGAGCTGCATCATTCGGGAGGATGGATACTTGAAAAAAGTGGATCTTGGAGAAGAATGTAGCAGTCGTGGCCCTTTTGTCTGCTCTTATTATGCTCCAAGCTTGGTGCAAATTTAACCAATCCAgcaaaaagggaaaaaaagaaACTAGGCTTATAGATTAGTCCAAATGTTTTGTGTACCATAATCTCcttttcatttgttttcttttttttaatcttccttGAACCAGAGAAGACTAGTTCTATACTGAAATTAGGTGATGAACTTATGATTGCTCATGAGACCGTATTTTGAATATAGTATTCAAGTGACATTGTTAACAGATTGAGTGACAAAACAATAGAAGCAAATATCAATGTCTATGAAAGCTTATTAGGCTTTACTGTTGAAGATGTATATGTGACATGTTCGCGAAGTGACCAGTCTCTCTTTCATACTCGGAAAAGAAGATATTGAACTCCACTCAAACATTTATAGACCAAGCAATCCTTCATCTATGCATTGGATTATCTGAAGAGAAGACTGATGAGTTTCTGATGAACAGGATGAATTGGCCACCATAAAGGCTAAGATTGAGAAAATTCTGTAACGGCCACTTTCTGGATACATATCGTTCAAATGACCGTGATAGATGATCATTAAACACTTATTTACCAAGAACGATTTTGTCACTACCTTCACCTCTGAATAAGTGAATCAttctcattttttatttgatgggtataGAGCTGCAAGCAAAGAATTCAACAGATTCTATGAGCACTcatagttttttgtttttttttaacattatgAGCACTcatagttttgtttttcatCTGAAATTTGATTCATGAAACTGACGAACATACAACGTTGAAATTCTAAAGTCAGCAGAAACAACTTCAAATCCCCAAAAACATAGCCCACGGAAGGGAACCACAAACCCAAACAATGGGTCACTTACAAAAACTACCACAATCGCTAGATTAATCATTACACTTGCATCCAAACCTGTAAACAGCCCTTGAGGATGAGAATAGATTTGACTTCTGAGCATTGATCAGCCGGATATCTTGCCGAAAACCGcacaagaaagagagaaagtgaTG
This genomic stretch from Brassica napus cultivar Da-Ae chromosome C9, Da-Ae, whole genome shotgun sequence harbors:
- the LOC111209408 gene encoding putative F-box protein At3g19560; translation: MTMISDLPQDLEEEILSRVPITSLRAVRSTCKHWNGLFKDGSFIKNHRGKEFLAIKSNGSQVCLMSINLHRNQPIKRIGKTKLEYTSRFIHCNGLLLFVTEEGNITRLVVWNPYLGQTRRVEPRRVYGQKDVYGLGYDNNNNHKILRLVYRFEYNVTQELYDLKSNSWKVHPSPSAIVYQPYTGISVKGSSYFLTKEKGEEVVGNAFFLLGFDFTREAFGPRLELPYLSDGREEYPKVLSALREEKLVVLLRRRVYTLEMEIWITDRVEPNAVSWNKFLAVNMATITGFKYLVYARRGLFVDEEKKVVVFSEMTAYGPHNKTLSCIIREDGYLKKVDLGEECSSRGPFVCSYYAPSLVQI